Proteins from a single region of Chryseobacterium sp. T16E-39:
- a CDS encoding prevent-host-death protein encodes MNYKLALNTQEPNSNIVFNTIVFDAFKINIVERYAGSMNSRPKLCEVLFKVRTLDDDIIKRRDGNIRVKIKGDEFDAYLKLTLKLNSYEYKNKLINRKDAEQDYVHFILSLVIANYNLN; translated from the coding sequence ATGAACTATAAACTTGCGCTTAATACGCAGGAGCCTAACTCTAATATTGTATTTAATACAATTGTATTTGATGCCTTCAAGATCAATATAGTTGAGAGGTATGCTGGATCAATGAATTCTAGACCAAAACTATGTGAGGTTTTGTTTAAAGTAAGAACTTTAGATGATGACATCATTAAAAGAAGAGATGGTAATATAAGGGTAAAAATTAAAGGTGATGAGTTTGATGCCTATTTAAAGCTAACCCTGAAATTGAATTCTTATGAATACAAAAACAAACTAATCAACAGAAAAGATGCTGAACAGGATTATGTTCATTTTATTCTGAGTTTGGTAATTGCTAATTATAATCTCAATTAG